Below is a window of Chryseobacterium arthrosphaerae DNA.
GGAGAGTAAAAGGGTGATGGTTTTACCCATACACCTTTTCCCATTGTCATTCAGGCGTAGGAAAAATCCCAGACATTTATAAGGTTTTTCCTACATCAGATGACTGTTTACAGTATTTGTATAATGCTTAATCCAGAATATAAATTTTCTTCTCCTTAAGATTGAACCCCAGTTTTTACCAAGCCAGTTGATGCCCGTTGATGGTCATAAATGTCTTCATACTTCAGATAAAATTCCTACATTTAGCAACTAATCAAAAAAATATGGAAACAAAAGTCATCAAAATAACACACGTTACCGGAACCTACACCATTGAAGCTCCCCACGGACAGCTCAATGACCTGAAAACCCAACTGGACAAATGCCTGAACGATGAGCAGGGAGCCATTGTAATAAAAGGTAAGGATGGAGATCAGTTTGTATACCCTTCCGATCTTTTAAAAAACAGCTTCATCGCAATAGTTGACAGAGAATAGAGACATTAATATTACCTTACAGGGAATAGTTAAATATTTTATGTAAAATAATTCCCTTGATTTCTAGTCTATTATTAAGTTTTGTTAAAATTTATGTTCTAAAAGTTTTGCAGGAATTAAAAATCGTTCTATATTTGCACCACTGAAAACAACGGTATTACCGGAGTTTAAGGAGAGTTGGCAGAGTGGTCGATTGCGGCAGTCTTGAAAACTGTTGACTGTAACAGGTCCGGGGGTTCGAATCCCTCACTCTCCGCAGAAAAACCTTCAGATTTTATCTGAAGGTTTTTTTATTTTTTAGCCATAAGGATTTTTAAGGAAGAATGGATGCTTCGCCGTTAAAGAAGGTGCATGCCTATATCCGCTTCATAAGAATCAATGAAATTGATTCCATTCTTTGCCTCCTTAAAAACCAGCAGTTTCAACAATAAAATCTTTGCGTTAATTCAATTCCATCAATACAGATAATACTATTCCCCAACTTTTGTACCCTGTCCGAAGTATCTGGCTTTAAGAATTTAAAACATTCAATTAAGAATCAGAATAAATTTTGGAAAATTAAAAAATAGTGGCCCGGTCATGAATACTGATATCAGTTGTAGGGCCGTTCAACAATTTCCTTACGCATCAGGATACTTTTACCGGTGTAAGATTGTAATAATAATCAGCTGTTAGATTGAATATCCGTAAACTTTATGATGACAATACTTGATCAATGATGAAAAAGGCTTTGGTAATGTCAGATAATGTTATTAAATTTATAATGAGTTCCTGAATCACAATATTTTATTACACCTCTTTAAATTTATTAATCATGAAAAAAAAGATCTTTATCTCTGCGCTGTCTCTGGGAGCAATTGTCCTGGGAACCCAACAGGTTATGGCACAAAATTCAGAGCGGGTGAGTACATCAGTAAATATTA
It encodes the following:
- a CDS encoding glyceraldehyde-3-phosphate dehydrogenase encodes the protein METKVIKITHVTGTYTIEAPHGQLNDLKTQLDKCLNDEQGAIVIKGKDGDQFVYPSDLLKNSFIAIVDRE